The sequence below is a genomic window from Trichocoleus desertorum ATA4-8-CV12.
AGCTGGGTCGATTTTGATCCAGCCTTTATCATTGAGCTTTTCCATAATTTTGGCAGTTTCTTCTATCCCAATGTCGGCTACGTCTGCCAAGTCTTGAAAGGGAATATTGAAGATTTCGGTGCCTTTGTTGGAGGCTTGGCCGTAGTTTTCACCCAAAGAAACCAGGGTATTGGCGAGCTTGACGGCAGGGGGTTGATGCCGCAGTTGAAACCGGATATTGGTTTGCCGCAGCCGCCGTACCATCAGTTGCAGCATGCGGTGATGGAGTTGGGAGTCTTTGAATAAGGTTTGGATAAATCGCTGAGCCGAAATGCTGAGCAATTGAACGGCTGAGAGGGCAATGACATCGGTCGATCGGGGAGATTCGTCCAGAATGGCCATTTCACCAAAGAAGTCTCCTTGACCTAAAATTGCCAAGGTCAGCACATCTTCTCCAGCGTGCCGACGCACTTTCACCCAACCGGAAACTACAAAGTAAACGGCATTACCCCAAGCGTCTTCCATTAAAACCGCTCGGCCCGCTGGGTAGTCGTGTTCTGTGGCAATGGACATCAGCCATTCCAAGGTTTCGGGGTTGGCGGCGTTAAAGAGAGGAAAAAGCTCGTTAAAAGCTTCAGTCTGCATGAAGGATCTTTAGGATAGGACGTAGGATTAGCAGCAGGTCAAAACTAGAAAACCGAGGAACCTAGAGGGAGCAGTGAAGGTGCTGTTCCTCTCTACGATGATAGGGCGGGTGGATGTAGCTAAAGCGGGAATGTACGGATTCTTAGAAGTGAGTCTCGGTAATATTAGCGATCGCTGGGCAGCAGATTTAGGAGACAAAGTCCTAGTTTTGCGCTGTCTAACCTGTTCCTTCTATGTTACAGCTTGCGGTTGGGGTGTTGAGGGATGGTCTATTACTAATGTTCATGAAGCACCCTGATGGATATTTCTGTAGCAAAAAATATTGATGCTTTGGTGGACGATGGGGATAGGGCTGAGGTTTCCGGGTGTGGGTTGATTTGTTAGGTTGCGGTACGTTGACTAAAACCGAGCCTTGGGGGCACTCGCCCCCAAACCCCCGCTGAGGGACGGTTGCGTCCCCCAGACCCCCTCCAAAGTGGTTTTTCTGATTATTTTGAAAGTTTGTCTAACTCCCCTCGCCCAAAATTGAACTCCTCCAACATTGGTTGGTTTTGTTGGCTGTTTTACTCCCCTCGCCCAATTCTGGGCGAGGGGCCGGGGGAGAAGGCCAATGTTGCTTTAGAAGTGGGTGTAGTGGGTAGATTAGCGATCGCTTTAACCGTAGCCTTAACCCTGGCTCTAGCCGTAGTAGGCAGGTTCGTTACCTGGTTTCCATTTGATGTTGCAGCCGATGCTGGGGAGTTGCTGGGAGTTGATGGGTTGGTTGGATAGGGCTGCATCGATCGCGGCTCGTAAATCTTGGCCTGTAACGGGTTTGTCGTTTCCGGGGCGGCTGTCGTCGAGTTGACCGCGATAGATCAGCTGGCGATTGGCGTCAAACAGGAAGAAGTCGGGGGTGCAGGCGGCGGTGTAGGCTTTGGCTGTGGCTTGGGTTTCGTCGTAGCACAGGGGGAAGGTGAACCCAAGGGTTTGAGCCATTGCTTTGAGGGAGTCGGGGCCGTCGTCGGGGTATTTTTCGGCGTCGTTGGCGCTGATGGCGATGATACCAAGGTTTTGGGTGGTGTAGTCTTGACCGAGTTGGGCGAGTTGGTCTTGAATGTGCTTGACGAAGGGGCAATGCTGACAAATGAACATAACGAGTAGCGCTTGTTTGTCAGCAAAGGTGGACAAGGAAATGGTTTGACCGGACACCACATCGGGTAACTGAAAATCTGGGGCTTGGGTACCCAAAGCCAGCATGGTTGAGGCAGTGCGTGCCATGTGATCAACTCCTTACAATTCATCTCAAACACCCTTGGCATCTTAACGCCTTCGTCTGGGAAGTTGAGCCAATGGCTTGTAATGTGCTGTAGAGAAACGGTAAAAATTAGAAGCCACGTCGTCTTTGTTTTGTAGCCCGACTGATATGAAGCTATTTGTTTATCACACGCCTGAGTTGGTTCCGTCTGACGCAATTCCTGATTGCGCGATCGCAATTGATGTCTTGCGAGCCACGAGCACAATGGCGACGGCCTTGGCAGAGGGGGCAGAAGCGGTGCAAGTGTTTAGTGATTTGTCGGAGTTGCTCCAGGTGAGTGAGCAATGGCCTGCTGAGCAGCGGATTCGGGCTGGAGAGCGGGGAGGTGCCAAGGTAGAAGGGTTTGATATGGGCAATTCTCCTCTAGATTGCACCGCAGCTAGAGTTCAGGGGCGACGGCTCTTTATTAGCACGACCAATGGCACACGCTGCCTGCAA
It includes:
- a CDS encoding thioredoxin family protein, with product MARTASTMLALGTQAPDFQLPDVVSGQTISLSTFADKQALLVMFICQHCPFVKHIQDQLAQLGQDYTTQNLGIIAISANDAEKYPDDGPDSLKAMAQTLGFTFPLCYDETQATAKAYTAACTPDFFLFDANRQLIYRGQLDDSRPGNDKPVTGQDLRAAIDAALSNQPINSQQLPSIGCNIKWKPGNEPAYYG
- a CDS encoding Crp/Fnr family transcriptional regulator yields the protein MQTEAFNELFPLFNAANPETLEWLMSIATEHDYPAGRAVLMEDAWGNAVYFVVSGWVKVRRHAGEDVLTLAILGQGDFFGEMAILDESPRSTDVIALSAVQLLSISAQRFIQTLFKDSQLHHRMLQLMVRRLRQTNIRFQLRHQPPAVKLANTLVSLGENYGQASNKGTEIFNIPFQDLADVADIGIEETAKIMEKLNDKGWIKIDPAHQVIHLVHQKQLAHLAGKA